One window of Tenacibaculum maritimum NCIMB 2154 genomic DNA carries:
- the murI gene encoding glutamate racemase: MQLPNKTNPIGIFDSGIGGTSIWKEIHLLLPHENTIYLSDSKNAPYGQKTKEEIIRLSIKNTEFLLAHKCKVIVVACNTATTNAIDYLRTNYKVPFIGIEPAIKPASLQTNTNTIGILATKGTLNSKLFAKTSSSINNNITIIEQVGEGLVELIEKGKINSKEMVSLLNKYIVPMLNANIDCLVLGCTHYPYLIPQIKKVVDGKSIHIIDSGRAVASQVKNILEINQLLSNNTSSPMLSFFTNKDKDVLSYFIKQYSNTIIKEVYF, translated from the coding sequence ATGCAATTACCCAATAAAACAAATCCTATAGGGATATTTGATTCAGGAATTGGAGGAACTTCCATATGGAAAGAAATACACCTCCTTTTACCTCATGAAAATACAATCTACCTTTCTGACAGTAAGAATGCTCCTTACGGCCAAAAAACAAAAGAAGAAATTATTAGATTATCTATAAAAAACACGGAATTTTTATTAGCGCATAAATGTAAGGTTATTGTTGTTGCTTGTAATACCGCAACAACCAATGCTATAGATTACCTAAGAACTAATTATAAAGTTCCTTTTATAGGCATAGAACCCGCTATAAAACCTGCTTCTCTTCAAACAAATACAAACACTATTGGTATTTTAGCAACTAAAGGTACCTTAAATAGTAAGCTTTTTGCAAAAACCTCTTCTTCTATCAATAACAATATTACCATTATTGAACAGGTTGGAGAAGGTCTAGTGGAACTTATCGAAAAAGGAAAAATAAACTCTAAAGAAATGGTTTCTTTATTAAATAAGTACATTGTGCCAATGCTTAATGCAAATATAGATTGCTTAGTTTTAGGCTGTACTCATTACCCATACTTAATTCCACAGATTAAAAAGGTAGTTGATGGTAAAAGCATTCACATCATTGATTCAGGAAGGGCGGTAGCTTCTCAGGTAAAGAATATTTTAGAAATAAATCAATTACTTAGTAATAATACCTCCTCTCCTATGCTATCCTTTTTTACCAATAAAGACAAAGACGTATTGTCTTATTTTATCAAACAATACTCAAATACGATCATAAAAGAAGTCTATTTCTAA
- a CDS encoding isoprenyl transferase yields the protein MDKKLQRINSQKIPDHIAIIMDGNGRWAKRKGMQRIFGHKNALSAIRESADAACQIGAKHLTLYAFSTENWNRPKIEVDALMSLLVKTLKKELPDFQEKSIKINAIGNLSSLPKNAQKVLTDVIEATKHNTSITLTFALSYGSREEIVNAIQNISKKVVNNQLDIKKIDEKIINNHLYTFNLPDVDLMIRTSGEQRISNFLLWQMAYAELYFTDTLWPDFRKEDFFDAIIDYQNRERRFGKTSEQIETSNE from the coding sequence ATGGATAAAAAACTACAACGCATTAATTCACAAAAAATACCAGACCACATCGCTATCATTATGGATGGCAATGGGCGATGGGCAAAACGTAAAGGAATGCAACGTATTTTTGGGCATAAAAATGCTTTATCGGCCATTAGAGAAAGTGCAGATGCTGCTTGTCAAATAGGAGCAAAACACTTAACTCTTTATGCTTTTTCAACAGAAAACTGGAATAGGCCAAAAATTGAAGTAGATGCGCTAATGAGTTTACTCGTAAAAACTCTAAAAAAAGAACTTCCTGATTTCCAAGAAAAAAGTATCAAAATAAATGCAATAGGAAACTTAAGTAGTTTACCTAAAAATGCTCAAAAGGTATTAACAGACGTTATTGAAGCTACAAAGCACAATACTTCTATAACCCTTACTTTTGCTTTAAGCTATGGATCACGAGAAGAAATTGTTAATGCAATCCAAAACATATCTAAAAAAGTTGTTAATAACCAATTAGATATCAAAAAAATAGATGAAAAAATTATAAATAATCATTTATATACATTTAATTTGCCCGACGTTGATTTAATGATACGTACTAGCGGTGAACAAAGAATTAGTAATTTTTTACTTTGGCAAATGGCTTATGCAGAACTGTACTTTACAGATACCTTATGGCCTGACTTTAGGAAAGAAGACTTCTTTGATGCTATAATTGATTATCAGAACAGAGAACGAAGATTTGGAAAAACAAGTGAACAGATTGAAACTAGCAATGAATAA
- a CDS encoding NAD kinase, producing MKKVAIYGQAYTISAEKEIKILLAILETEKIVVFFEKEYYDLLTKENALQKKYPTYAHFDDLNESFNILFTVGGDGTILRAVTYIRNLNIPILGINTGRLGFLATVQKNQIKEAVECLINKKYTIHERALLQVKTSPETKEFSELNFALNEVTIARKNTTSMIGLKTFLNNEYLTNYWADGLILATPTGSTGYSLSCGGPVILPNSKNFVITPIAPHNLNARPMVISDETTIQLEVSAREKDFLISLDSRIATVPQNTKIYIQKAPFTIKSILLEKQSFLKTLRSKLLWGEDTRNEPTL from the coding sequence GTGAAAAAAGTAGCCATATACGGACAAGCTTATACTATTTCTGCTGAAAAAGAAATTAAAATCTTATTAGCAATTTTAGAAACTGAAAAAATTGTAGTCTTTTTTGAAAAGGAGTACTATGATTTACTAACTAAGGAGAATGCTCTTCAAAAAAAGTATCCAACCTATGCCCACTTTGATGACTTAAATGAGTCTTTCAACATTCTTTTTACCGTAGGGGGAGACGGCACTATACTTCGCGCCGTTACGTACATCAGAAACTTAAACATCCCCATATTAGGGATCAATACTGGTCGGCTAGGCTTCTTAGCTACTGTCCAAAAAAATCAAATTAAAGAAGCTGTTGAATGCTTAATTAACAAAAAATATACAATTCATGAGCGCGCTTTACTTCAAGTAAAAACATCTCCTGAAACCAAAGAGTTTTCTGAATTAAATTTTGCTCTAAACGAAGTTACTATCGCTCGTAAAAATACCACCTCAATGATTGGCTTAAAAACCTTCCTAAATAACGAATACTTAACCAATTATTGGGCAGATGGATTGATTTTAGCTACCCCAACAGGATCCACAGGGTATTCTTTAAGTTGTGGTGGTCCTGTTATCTTACCTAATTCTAAAAATTTTGTCATTACTCCAATTGCTCCACATAATTTAAATGCTAGGCCTATGGTGATTTCTGACGAAACTACTATTCAATTAGAAGTTAGCGCTAGAGAAAAAGATTTCCTTATATCTTTAGACTCTAGAATAGCAACCGTGCCACAAAACACCAAAATTTATATACAAAAAGCCCCCTTCACTATAAAAAGTATTCTTTTAGAAAAACAATCCTTTTTAAAAACTCTAAGAAGCAAACTTCTCTGGGGAGAAGATACACGAAATGAACCAACACTGTAA
- a CDS encoding roadblock/LC7 domain-containing protein: MNLEELYVNTKSRALLLINKEGLIVESYSGTDGDYTNEFSAVTKVVINMLDSFFTEVLMIDPLDEIIIKTKIHHFFIKKCDAEHVLCVISDKGVNTSLINLSLKKYLKEVK; encoded by the coding sequence ATGAATTTAGAAGAATTGTACGTAAACACAAAGTCTAGGGCACTTTTATTGATAAATAAAGAAGGACTAATAGTGGAATCGTATAGTGGTACAGACGGAGATTATACTAATGAATTTTCCGCAGTAACTAAAGTTGTAATTAACATGCTAGATAGTTTTTTTACAGAGGTTTTAATGATAGACCCTCTTGATGAAATTATTATAAAAACCAAGATACACCATTTCTTTATTAAGAAATGTGACGCAGAGCATGTATTATGCGTCATATCAGATAAAGGTGTTAATACTAGCTTGATTAATTTGTCTTTGAAGAAGTATCTCAAAGAAGTAAAGTAG
- the bamA gene encoding outer membrane protein assembly factor BamA has product MNKNLLFIALFIFIISAINSQAQNAPKDSIFIKEGPPKTTSYEKGKEYILGGITVTGLQKFTEQTVRVFTGLRTGQKLKLPGDKLTSAIKKLYESKQFSEVDVYLAKRDGNTVYLQFDVTELPQLNNITISGISKSKARDLQKETELKKGVMVTDNLIVTTKNYIKKKYTDKGFLKTKVSLNTQKDTSDINTVNMNIFIDRGARVKIKEINFKGNKALENGTLRGAMKNTKRKFFGRFWKTSKYIYDDYKKDLESILEKYSRAGYRDARILGDKLTWNDDNTVNLEIELEEGRQYRFGEILFIGNKRYTDEQLNNILRIDKGDIYNGAVLKERVSGDGTPDSQDLQTLYHNNGYLFSSVNAVETKVKNDSITVEIRIREDEPATIKKVTVTGNDKTNDHVIFRELRVKPGDLFSRQNIIRSIREIGQLGFFDANVTPDVKPNFQNKTADINFSVTEKGGSQIELQGGYGGGSFIGTLGLSFNNFSIRNIFNKEAYKPLPMGDGQKISLRLRASRTYETYSFSFTEPWLGGRRPQSLSFSLYKSNQYQFNSRINRVNKSQSLSILGASLGLGKRLQWPDDYFTLSQSISYQRIDLNNYAYRVGNSNAILRQGNLNNLAYTASLSRNSAGPSLIFPTYGSEFTIRAKATFPYSLVNGKDYTEPVKPTDQEQQDYLASKYKWLEYYKVSAKGKWYTSLAKKLVLMSNFEVGYLGTYNSTLGLTPVERYFVGGDGIAQGQLDGRETVGLRGYENNRLSIGPNGENEGGAIYNKFQMEVRYSITDKPSASIYTLGFIEAGNSYSNFNNFKPFELKRSAGLGVRIFMPAFGLLGVDFAHGFDPIPGQTKKSGWQTHFIIGRQF; this is encoded by the coding sequence ATGAATAAAAACTTACTTTTTATCGCATTATTTATCTTTATAATTAGTGCTATAAATTCTCAAGCACAAAATGCACCAAAAGATAGTATTTTTATAAAGGAAGGACCTCCTAAAACCACTTCTTATGAAAAAGGGAAAGAATACATTCTCGGAGGAATTACTGTTACTGGCTTACAAAAATTTACAGAGCAAACGGTTCGCGTTTTTACTGGGCTAAGAACGGGTCAAAAGCTCAAGCTCCCTGGAGACAAATTAACTAGTGCTATTAAAAAACTTTACGAAAGTAAACAATTTAGTGAGGTAGATGTTTATTTAGCCAAAAGAGATGGCAACACTGTATATCTTCAATTCGACGTCACAGAATTACCACAATTAAATAACATAACCATAAGCGGAATCAGTAAATCTAAAGCAAGAGATTTGCAAAAAGAAACTGAATTGAAAAAAGGAGTTATGGTTACTGACAACCTCATTGTAACCACTAAAAATTACATTAAGAAAAAATATACAGACAAAGGCTTTTTAAAAACCAAAGTTTCTTTAAATACCCAAAAAGATACCTCAGATATAAATACGGTAAATATGAATATATTCATAGACCGAGGGGCTCGTGTAAAAATTAAAGAAATAAATTTTAAAGGTAACAAAGCTTTGGAAAACGGTACTTTGCGCGGAGCTATGAAAAATACAAAGCGTAAATTCTTCGGTCGTTTTTGGAAAACTTCAAAATATATTTATGATGACTACAAAAAAGATTTAGAGAGTATTTTAGAAAAGTATAGTAGAGCAGGATATAGAGACGCTCGTATTCTTGGCGATAAATTAACTTGGAATGACGATAACACTGTTAATCTAGAAATAGAATTGGAAGAAGGTCGTCAATATAGATTTGGAGAAATTTTATTTATAGGAAACAAAAGATATACTGATGAACAGTTAAACAATATCTTAAGAATAGATAAGGGAGATATTTATAATGGAGCTGTTTTAAAAGAACGTGTATCAGGAGATGGAACCCCTGACTCTCAAGACCTTCAAACGTTATACCACAATAATGGATACTTATTTTCTTCTGTAAATGCTGTAGAAACCAAAGTTAAAAACGATTCTATTACTGTTGAAATTCGTATCAGAGAAGACGAACCTGCTACCATAAAAAAAGTAACTGTAACAGGAAATGATAAAACCAATGACCACGTTATTTTTAGAGAACTGCGTGTGAAACCAGGAGATTTATTCAGTCGTCAAAACATCATACGTTCTATCCGTGAAATAGGGCAATTAGGTTTCTTCGATGCGAATGTTACCCCTGACGTAAAACCAAACTTTCAAAATAAAACTGCCGATATTAATTTTTCAGTAACGGAAAAAGGAGGTAGTCAAATAGAGCTGCAAGGAGGTTATGGAGGTGGTTCCTTCATTGGTACCCTAGGGTTATCTTTTAATAATTTCTCTATTAGAAATATTTTTAATAAGGAAGCTTATAAACCTTTACCTATGGGAGATGGACAAAAAATCTCGCTTCGTTTGCGAGCAAGTAGGACTTACGAAACGTACAGCTTTTCTTTTACAGAACCTTGGCTAGGAGGAAGAAGACCTCAATCATTGTCTTTTTCTTTGTATAAATCAAACCAGTACCAATTTAACTCCCGAATTAATAGAGTAAATAAAAGTCAAAGTTTAAGTATTTTAGGAGCTTCTCTTGGTTTAGGAAAAAGATTGCAATGGCCAGATGATTACTTTACCTTATCTCAAAGTATTAGTTACCAAAGAATAGATCTAAACAATTATGCTTATCGTGTAGGAAACTCAAATGCTATTTTAAGGCAAGGAAATCTTAATAATCTAGCTTACACAGCTTCTTTAAGTAGAAATTCAGCAGGGCCTAGCTTAATATTCCCTACTTATGGATCTGAATTTACAATTAGAGCGAAAGCAACTTTTCCTTATTCATTAGTGAACGGAAAAGATTACACTGAACCTGTAAAACCTACAGATCAAGAGCAACAGGACTATCTAGCTAGTAAATACAAATGGTTAGAATACTACAAGGTATCAGCAAAAGGTAAATGGTACACTTCTCTTGCTAAAAAGCTTGTATTGATGTCTAATTTTGAAGTAGGTTATTTAGGGACTTATAATTCAACACTAGGTTTAACACCTGTAGAACGCTACTTCGTTGGGGGTGATGGTATTGCACAAGGGCAATTAGATGGACGTGAAACAGTTGGTCTTCGTGGTTATGAAAATAACCGATTATCTATAGGGCCTAATGGTGAAAATGAAGGAGGTGCTATCTATAATAAATTTCAAATGGAAGTACGCTACTCTATCACAGATAAACCTTCTGCTTCTATTTATACATTAGGTTTTATTGAAGCAGGAAATTCTTATAGCAATTTTAATAATTTTAAGCCGTTTGAATTAAAACGTTCAGCTGGATTAGGAGTTCGTATATTTATGCCTGCATTTGGATTGCTAGGTGTTGATTTTGCCCATGGATTTGATCCAATACCTGGGCAAACTAAAAAATCTGGCTGGCAAACACATTTTATAATTGGAAGACAGTTCTAA
- the porG gene encoding type IX secretion system protein PorG: MKKNFFAILFTCLTSILFSQTHEIGFFLGGSNYIGDIGKTNFILPNEVAMGALYKYNLNPRVALRGTYSYLPISGNDLDADNLFRKQIGRRFKNTIHELAVGVEFNFFEYNISDHKKIFTPYILAEIAAFNYKSPDTFNSNNNTVSLKNNFSYTIPLGIGIKGRLTDNVAIAFESIARFTFIDDLDYSTSRIPQLNFKGNGNDWYVFTGISLVYSFGRPPCYNGYGLTE, from the coding sequence ATGAAGAAAAACTTTTTCGCCATATTATTCACTTGTTTAACAAGTATTTTATTCTCACAAACTCATGAGATAGGTTTCTTTTTGGGCGGTTCTAACTATATTGGAGATATTGGCAAAACAAATTTTATACTTCCTAACGAAGTAGCTATGGGAGCCTTATACAAGTATAATTTAAACCCTAGAGTTGCCTTGCGAGGAACTTATTCATACCTTCCTATTTCTGGAAACGATTTAGATGCAGATAACCTATTTAGGAAGCAAATAGGAAGGCGTTTTAAAAATACTATTCACGAATTAGCTGTAGGAGTTGAATTTAACTTTTTTGAATATAATATCTCAGATCACAAGAAAATATTTACCCCATATATATTAGCAGAAATTGCTGCCTTTAATTATAAAAGTCCAGATACTTTTAATTCAAATAACAATACTGTGTCTCTAAAAAACAACTTCTCTTATACAATTCCTTTGGGTATTGGTATAAAAGGAAGATTAACAGACAATGTTGCAATAGCTTTTGAATCTATTGCTAGATTTACTTTTATAGATGATTTAGATTATAGTACGAGTAGAATTCCTCAATTAAATTTCAAAGGAAACGGTAATGATTGGTATGTTTTTACAGGAATATCATTGGTGTACTCTTTTGGAAGGCCTCCTTGTTATAACGGTTATGGATTAACAGAATAA
- a CDS encoding OmpH family outer membrane protein has product MKHFKTLLLIAIFTIGIGGVANAQKTAHINTDKLLAEMPATKTMKADLEKLNKTYQDEIEGMFKKLEAKVKKYEAEGKGQTQEVNQKRAAEVQQDRMKIEQARQAATQEMQKKYQEKTIPILQKAEQAIKDVAAAKGIIYVFDASPGKGLIVYDKGVDIYNDVKTKLGF; this is encoded by the coding sequence ATGAAACATTTTAAAACTTTATTATTAATTGCAATTTTTACGATTGGTATTGGAGGAGTGGCGAATGCGCAAAAAACTGCACATATTAATACTGATAAACTGTTAGCTGAAATGCCAGCGACTAAAACTATGAAAGCTGATTTAGAAAAGCTAAATAAAACATATCAAGATGAAATAGAAGGTATGTTCAAAAAGTTAGAAGCTAAAGTAAAAAAATACGAAGCTGAAGGAAAAGGCCAAACTCAAGAAGTAAACCAAAAAAGAGCTGCTGAGGTACAACAAGATAGAATGAAAATTGAGCAAGCAAGACAAGCTGCTACTCAAGAAATGCAAAAAAAGTACCAAGAAAAAACAATTCCAATTTTACAAAAAGCAGAACAAGCAATAAAAGATGTAGCTGCTGCTAAAGGAATTATATATGTATTTGACGCTTCTCCAGGAAAAGGACTTATAGTATATGATAAAGGAGTAGATATCTACAACGATGTAAAAACCAAATTAGGTTTTTAA
- a CDS encoding OmpH family outer membrane protein: MKKNILSIVLLFIVVVASAQKSQRIAYIDMEYILQNVPEYVEAQNSLNAKVEKWKTKLNKEARHIEVLKTDLANEKAILTKDLIEEREEDIAIKQESLRRLESLYFGPQGDMYILRRKLVQPVQDQVYNAIQNIATKKKYDFVFDKSSDLVMLYSNKKYDISELIIKLINIDQKKQAKKDKIEAKRKLLSNNDISEEQKAKKEKKEAKRKQRIKEKEERIKRIEEKRKALLKAREDKRKLLKEKREALKKAQEEAKNKKNTK, from the coding sequence ATGAAGAAAAACATTTTATCAATCGTTCTTTTATTTATTGTTGTAGTAGCTTCTGCTCAAAAATCTCAGCGTATTGCATATATTGACATGGAATATATATTGCAAAATGTTCCTGAATACGTTGAAGCCCAAAATTCATTGAATGCTAAAGTAGAAAAGTGGAAAACAAAACTAAATAAAGAAGCCAGGCATATTGAAGTGTTAAAAACTGACCTAGCTAATGAAAAAGCAATCTTAACAAAAGACTTAATAGAAGAAAGAGAAGAAGATATTGCTATAAAGCAAGAATCTTTACGTAGATTAGAATCGTTATATTTTGGCCCTCAGGGAGATATGTATATATTGAGAAGAAAATTAGTTCAACCCGTACAAGACCAAGTATATAACGCTATTCAGAATATAGCAACTAAAAAAAAATATGATTTTGTTTTTGACAAATCTAGTGACTTAGTTATGCTATATTCAAACAAAAAATACGATATTAGCGAACTTATTATCAAATTGATAAATATAGACCAGAAAAAGCAAGCTAAAAAAGATAAAATTGAAGCTAAAAGAAAGTTATTAAGTAACAACGATATATCTGAAGAGCAAAAGGCTAAAAAAGAAAAGAAGGAAGCTAAAAGAAAGCAAAGGATAAAAGAAAAAGAAGAGAGGATAAAACGTATAGAAGAAAAAAGAAAAGCTCTTTTAAAAGCTAGAGAAGATAAAAGAAAACTTCTTAAGGAAAAAAGAGAAGCTTTAAAAAAAGCCCAAGAAGAAGCTAAGAATAAGAAAAACACAAAATAA
- a CDS encoding PorP/SprF family type IX secretion system membrane protein — MKKKIQYLAVLFVSLLSNQLIAQETLPIYTDYLSDNVYLLHPAAAGIGSCGKIRLTAGKQWLGVANAPALQTVSFHRKFDEYSKAAFGAILFNDRNGYHSQKGVQGTYAYHLDMGNENMFNQLSFGLSLSFVQNEVNQIAFVGDPTVSQVINSDYYFNADFGMAYHNNGFSSYLTIKNLLLSAKDNSQIAPLNLRNYILGAGYFFGNQEKIQFEPSIMFQFKEQTSENIIDFNMKAYKTIDNTQLWLALSYRTHLEGGPLGDTKYLSPILGVNINRFMMSYTYTKQLGDIVLANEGFHQVTLGFNLFCAKRRTTACPNINGSF, encoded by the coding sequence ATGAAGAAAAAAATCCAATATTTGGCAGTATTGTTTGTGTCTTTACTGTCTAATCAACTAATAGCCCAAGAAACATTGCCCATCTATACTGATTATCTGTCTGATAATGTGTATTTATTACATCCTGCGGCCGCAGGTATAGGATCATGTGGGAAAATAAGATTGACGGCTGGTAAGCAGTGGTTAGGAGTAGCAAATGCTCCAGCTTTGCAAACGGTGAGTTTTCATAGAAAATTCGATGAGTATTCAAAAGCTGCCTTTGGAGCTATTTTGTTTAATGATAGAAATGGATATCATTCTCAAAAAGGGGTTCAAGGAACTTATGCGTATCATTTAGATATGGGAAACGAAAATATGTTTAACCAGTTGTCTTTTGGATTGTCTCTATCTTTCGTACAAAATGAAGTCAATCAAATTGCTTTTGTGGGAGATCCAACCGTGAGTCAAGTGATAAATAGTGATTATTATTTTAATGCTGATTTTGGTATGGCTTACCATAATAACGGCTTCTCTTCTTATTTGACCATAAAAAACTTACTATTATCAGCCAAAGATAATTCGCAAATAGCCCCATTAAATTTGAGAAATTATATTTTGGGAGCTGGCTATTTTTTTGGGAATCAAGAAAAAATTCAGTTTGAACCGTCTATTATGTTTCAATTTAAAGAGCAAACCTCAGAAAATATAATAGATTTTAATATGAAAGCTTATAAGACAATTGATAATACTCAACTTTGGCTAGCATTGTCTTATCGTACGCATTTAGAAGGAGGTCCATTAGGAGATACGAAGTACCTTTCTCCTATACTAGGAGTTAATATCAACAGGTTTATGATGTCATATACATATACGAAACAGTTGGGAGATATAGTATTAGCTAATGAAGGCTTTCATCAAGTGACATTAGGATTTAATTTGTTTTGTGCAAAGAGAAGAACAACTGCTTGTCCAAATATCAATGGAAGTTTTTAG